Proteins from a single region of Candidatus Poribacteria bacterium:
- a CDS encoding YCF48-related protein: MLQRHSRVSCVSVVLIIALFIIGCEDITSKEQRRYRWKTVMEGDWSSHLYDVYFVNENIGWAVGNAVDLIPSLDHEEGAESLIIHTKNGGQTWHRQSSSAFGRPLRNVYFRSALEGWCTGEGGVLIHTTDGGKTWQHIETGTENNLHDLFIGEATGWIVGDWGTLLKTTDGGQTFTKIDGKVFNRKSLKGVHFVSENLGWIITYNTPTSTHNENAGYIYQTTDGGETWQTQFETEDALFNLHFIDEQTGWVVGDRRSVFATTDGGETWEFITHGTNERHKSSYGQPEYLGKEPLHTFTLYDIDFADAQNGWIVGDLGVILHTSSGGKGKWKHQRGGPRFHNSADAVLLGLDFVSKQLGWAVGENGTILHTRNGGVTWESQSSPSHLLVGVCATSSEEGYVVGDRGSILRTEDGGVVWNAQDSRTTECFGATHFVSPQVGWAVAEAGVILHTANGGSVWHRQTSGTEQDLLSLFFVDEKNGWCVGSGGEIIHTNDGGKTWNRQKSRTTWNLFDVHFTSKQRGWVVGMNGTMLSTVDGGTNWKLSSISRRHPFFFLDAVTFVSPEIGWVVGLDLRSLGMDGLILHTENGGKTWQRQESHTANFLDDVFFISETEGWIVGKEGLVLHTNDGGQNWRPQHTETRTDLKAIYISSRDSGWVVGQNGTILRYEAVP, from the coding sequence ATGTTGCAACGTCATTCGCGTGTTTCCTGTGTGTCTGTTGTCCTCATCATTGCATTATTTATAATCGGATGTGAAGATATAACGTCTAAGGAACAGAGACGGTACAGATGGAAAACCGTCATGGAGGGTGATTGGAGTTCGCACCTATACGATGTCTATTTTGTAAATGAGAACATAGGATGGGCAGTTGGCAACGCGGTAGACCTAATTCCAAGTCTTGATCATGAAGAGGGTGCGGAAAGCCTCATTATCCATACAAAAAATGGCGGACAGACGTGGCACAGACAGAGCAGTAGTGCTTTCGGCAGACCGTTGCGAAACGTCTACTTTCGCTCTGCCTTAGAAGGTTGGTGCACCGGTGAAGGCGGTGTTCTGATCCATACGACAGATGGTGGCAAAACGTGGCAGCACATCGAAACAGGCACAGAAAACAACTTGCACGATCTTTTTATAGGCGAGGCTACAGGGTGGATCGTCGGGGATTGGGGCACACTGCTAAAAACAACCGATGGTGGACAGACGTTTACAAAGATTGATGGAAAGGTGTTCAACAGAAAATCACTGAAAGGTGTCCACTTCGTAAGCGAAAATCTGGGCTGGATTATCACCTACAACACACCGACATCAACACATAATGAAAATGCGGGTTACATCTATCAAACAACCGATGGGGGAGAGACCTGGCAAACCCAATTCGAGACAGAAGATGCCCTATTCAACCTTCACTTTATAGACGAACAGACGGGCTGGGTTGTCGGCGACCGGCGGAGTGTTTTCGCAACAACTGACGGCGGAGAAACCTGGGAATTTATCACACACGGGACAAATGAACGTCATAAAAGCAGTTACGGACAACCGGAGTATCTCGGCAAAGAGCCACTACATACCTTTACACTTTACGATATTGACTTCGCGGATGCCCAAAACGGTTGGATTGTCGGCGACTTAGGGGTGATTCTTCACACCTCATCTGGTGGAAAAGGAAAATGGAAACATCAACGCGGCGGTCCCCGCTTTCACAATAGTGCGGACGCTGTCCTATTGGGGCTCGACTTCGTCTCTAAACAATTGGGTTGGGCAGTCGGTGAAAACGGAACCATCCTACACACTCGCAACGGTGGCGTAACATGGGAATCACAATCAAGTCCGAGCCACCTCCTTGTTGGTGTTTGTGCCACCTCGTCTGAGGAAGGATACGTCGTTGGAGACCGAGGTTCCATTCTACGAACCGAAGATGGTGGCGTTGTATGGAACGCACAAGACAGCCGCACGACGGAGTGTTTCGGTGCGACTCACTTTGTGTCCCCACAAGTCGGATGGGCAGTTGCTGAAGCTGGTGTGATTCTGCACACGGCAAACGGCGGAAGCGTTTGGCATCGTCAAACTTCAGGGACAGAGCAGGATCTGCTCTCTCTTTTTTTCGTGGACGAAAAAAACGGATGGTGTGTAGGCAGTGGCGGCGAAATCATCCACACAAATGATGGCGGGAAAACGTGGAATCGACAAAAGAGCAGAACGACTTGGAATCTTTTTGACGTTCACTTTACTTCCAAGCAGCGCGGTTGGGTGGTTGGGATGAATGGCACAATGCTTTCCACAGTTGATGGCGGCACCAATTGGAAGTTGTCATCTATCAGTCGGCGGCACCCATTCTTTTTCCTCGATGCCGTTACCTTCGTCTCACCAGAAATTGGATGGGTCGTAGGTTTAGATCTACGCAGCTTGGGTATGGATGGGCTGATTCTACATACGGAGAACGGCGGAAAAACATGGCAACGCCAAGAGAGTCATACTGCCAATTTTCTTGACGACGTATTTTTTATCTCAGAAACAGAAGGTTGGATCGTTGGAAAAGAGGGGCTTGTCCTGCACACAAATGATGGCGGGCAAAATTGGAGACCCCAGCACACAGAAACTCGGACAGATTTGAAGGCTATTTATATAAGCAGCAGAGACAGCGGATGGGTGGTTGGTCAAAACGGAACAATTCTCAGGTATGAGGCTGTTCCGTGA
- a CDS encoding phytanoyl-CoA dioxygenase family protein — translation MTDEQKYLFDLQGFILLKSVIPQSVVDACNAVLDEYENMPPDDYPSPLCLGTQRTEKELYISNILEADSVFNALIDIPEVLDVIQGVTGGPYRLNHTYTIYRWGGGYTGLHMHGTPIIPKCQYHCKNGEMVSTLTKAVFPMLDCDVEDGCFAVIPGAHKSNFPKPWGGHPDENPVLTPIPAKAGDAVIFTEALTHGSVINVSGNPRRTLYYCYSIGYMPDWGGQGLHFSPNVMESLSETQQSILHLK, via the coding sequence ATGACAGACGAACAAAAATACCTATTTGACTTACAAGGTTTCATTCTGCTAAAGAGTGTTATCCCGCAGTCAGTGGTTGATGCGTGTAACGCTGTGTTAGACGAGTACGAGAATATGCCGCCTGACGATTATCCGTCTCCACTGTGCCTCGGCACACAACGAACGGAGAAGGAACTCTATATCTCCAATATTTTGGAGGCAGATAGCGTCTTTAACGCCCTCATCGACATTCCAGAGGTGTTGGACGTAATCCAAGGCGTAACCGGCGGTCCCTATCGACTCAATCACACGTATACGATTTACCGGTGGGGCGGTGGCTATACCGGGTTACACATGCACGGAACACCGATTATCCCGAAATGTCAATACCATTGCAAAAACGGAGAGATGGTGTCAACCTTAACAAAAGCAGTCTTTCCGATGCTGGATTGCGATGTAGAAGACGGGTGTTTCGCTGTTATACCGGGTGCCCATAAAAGCAATTTCCCAAAACCTTGGGGAGGTCATCCCGACGAAAACCCAGTGTTGACACCGATCCCAGCAAAAGCAGGGGACGCTGTCATCTTTACGGAGGCACTCACACACGGGTCCGTCATCAATGTTTCTGGCAACCCGCGCCGGACGCTCTATTACTGCTACAGCATCGGCTACATGCCAGATTGGGGCGGTCAAGGTTTGCACTTCAGCCCTAACGTTATGGAAAGCCTCAGCGAAACCCAACAGTCAATCCTTCATCTTAAATAG
- a CDS encoding aminotransferase class I/II-fold pyridoxal phosphate-dependent enzyme, whose translation MITIAERLEKLPPYLFVDLRQKMQAAQARGVDVISLGIGDPDIPTPDPVVETLCSAIQNPDDSDRHRYGCDIPVDDFPQAVLDFYQHRYGVTLSDEQVVTTLGSKDAIVKMALGILNPGDIGIAASPGYPTYNIGHVFASATTYYAPILRENDFYVDFDAIPDEVKRLAKVLWINYPNNPTTATADLDFFERAVEFGRQNDILIAHDNAYSENTYDGYRSPSILQVEGATEVAVEFFSLSKAFNMTGWRLGFVAGNPIAVDAVKKVKDNIDNGSLRALQFAGAKALSIVDEITPAINAVYQKRRDMVVDALTDSGWEIEKPKATIYVWASVPPRFNGSSRAFATALLEEAGVVVTPGLGYGQWSEGYFRISLTYPDAVIEEAISRIRDFSQ comes from the coding sequence ATGATTACGATCGCAGAACGGTTAGAGAAACTTCCACCTTATCTCTTTGTAGATTTACGTCAAAAAATGCAGGCAGCACAAGCACGAGGCGTTGATGTGATTAGCCTCGGCATCGGTGACCCGGATATTCCGACACCAGACCCAGTTGTTGAAACCTTATGTAGCGCAATCCAAAACCCCGATGACTCAGACAGACACCGCTACGGGTGCGACATCCCCGTTGACGATTTCCCACAAGCAGTCCTCGACTTTTACCAACATCGTTACGGGGTCACACTGTCCGATGAACAGGTTGTGACAACGCTCGGTAGTAAAGACGCTATCGTTAAAATGGCACTGGGCATTCTCAATCCAGGCGACATCGGCATCGCAGCGAGTCCAGGCTATCCGACCTACAACATTGGACACGTGTTTGCCAGCGCGACGACCTACTACGCGCCGATTCTGCGAGAAAACGATTTCTATGTTGACTTTGACGCTATTCCTGACGAAGTAAAACGCCTCGCCAAAGTCCTTTGGATCAACTATCCAAACAATCCCACGACAGCCACTGCCGACCTCGATTTTTTCGAGCGCGCCGTAGAATTTGGACGACAAAACGACATTCTTATTGCGCACGACAACGCTTACAGCGAAAATACTTACGATGGGTATCGCTCCCCAAGTATTTTGCAAGTAGAGGGTGCCACCGAGGTCGCTGTCGAATTCTTTTCACTGAGCAAAGCGTTCAATATGACAGGATGGCGATTGGGATTTGTCGCTGGCAATCCAATTGCTGTCGATGCTGTCAAGAAGGTCAAAGACAATATCGATAACGGTTCGCTCCGTGCACTCCAGTTCGCCGGTGCAAAGGCACTCTCAATCGTAGACGAAATTACACCAGCGATAAACGCAGTTTATCAAAAGCGCCGAGATATGGTGGTAGACGCGCTTACGGATAGCGGATGGGAAATCGAGAAACCGAAGGCGACGATATATGTTTGGGCATCCGTTCCACCGCGGTTTAACGGATCCAGCCGCGCCTTTGCGACAGCACTGCTTGAGGAAGCGGGCGTTGTTGTAACACCGGGACTCGGATACGGACAATGGAGCGAAGGTTATTTCAGAATCTCACTTACGTATCCAGACGCAGTGATTGAGGAAGCAATTTCCCGGATTCGCGATTTCTCGCAGTAA
- a CDS encoding SpoIIE family protein phosphatase, with product MTHINSCSASFRDLQTTAKNLTLIFIVALATVFVCVEARSVEQVQTYTVADGLVGPVVPVIFQDSRGALWFGSNQDGVSRFDGNTFESHIGSPDTSEDLLVPDGKAGALLGETRLITEDKWGHIWFLTRVPSETSGRVSRFDGTSVSLISRGNWLIVDRKGDVWVGDNQRLTKYITPGVQRPSQAQPNEIIGENLARSATLTINVIFESKDGTIWLGGHEGAEEQTGVILSFRETRWVREVPEPSDSDQASDETENQMPSVSQGAGFKRYDMENLNTIGTIEAIAEGPNGNLWFGGYNLLLRFDGQTFEQVLPLAWGQGSTRTRNPSLTGKRASIRSDKQGRVWFSDGRTTRWWKGSQHGNLTGFLELEDALGNLWMTDELGAHQYDSTLNLATVYSELGIEAIHTIFEAVDGKLWFGHNNGATAFDPTPVISTHAGLGTNRVRTVYEDSRGYLWFSILGGATRYNPQTTELTTHLFRVDSAQNTSSPNSQVNASSIDRSRFPRTEIERIFEVGGDVWFIDEPRARAGSTRATYTFFRFASGKVDQVSIPIRIQVGPGGEMSGGSTDIHIIEGKDVWLAFGGHLFKADRTGLLQLTDTGFQRILFQQTGPGTVPQPINALDHGAAAITDLYKDTNERLWVHFENGKVLRYPKTIAQLKPTDRPIKPEVLPLKATMLLKAASGSKWFFNAVTGKLIIWSDTELGGPILLDGESSSAPLAVWKDPKQENNRITFLFPDVLKTYHGIALISVDDFELADVQTSLTSQEGVLWLATSQGAVQYDGKRVTKYARKEDEFLVSNVRDVMEDSRGNIWFATWGGGILRYDGETFYLLTTKNGLAHNNISKIHESSDKDLWFATEGGVTHYTPTIGGLPFCRLTALEADTTYTDLSSSLTLPSRGSKTFNVKGISPLRAGLSYEFKLTGLDIPTWTTLSAEAFSLLKTGSGVRSNEWTDASAIGLPNQQLLRDSGVTQEFQNQNGILRIRYTGLKAGNYNFLVKAFRKGTPYTEPAAAVDFSISPPFWTRWRRYLPTLIFVTVVLSLVGRLVVNRRHTVQLRNEMREKEEADVQRIRDELSEAQNIQMGLLPTEAPDTKGFDVAGMSVPATQVGGDFYDYLTVANGQTAIAVADAAGKGLRGAMNAVLTNGMLYEVARFKSEADIILTDLNRGLAPRMYGPSFIALNLAILDEDKKQIDYANGGQPYPVLKRGTNVFEIDNSDLPLGSMKRVEYESITFDLKEGDVLIFHSDGLIEALNTDEEMYGTERLKELVSKISDSYTAAEVIQSIVSDVQGFVGDAEQYDDMTIVVIKVPGHTDTTGNGT from the coding sequence ATGACACACATTAACTCTTGTTCAGCGAGTTTTAGGGATTTGCAAACCACAGCGAAAAACCTCACTTTAATTTTTATCGTAGCCCTTGCGACAGTTTTTGTTTGTGTTGAGGCAAGAAGTGTTGAGCAAGTTCAAACCTACACCGTTGCCGATGGATTGGTGGGTCCAGTTGTTCCTGTTATTTTCCAAGACAGTCGAGGCGCCCTCTGGTTCGGTTCCAATCAGGATGGGGTCAGTCGGTTTGATGGGAATACATTTGAATCCCACATTGGGTCCCCGGACACTTCGGAAGACCTACTTGTGCCCGATGGAAAAGCGGGTGCGCTGCTCGGCGAAACACGACTCATCACCGAAGATAAGTGGGGACATATCTGGTTCCTCACGCGTGTGCCTTCAGAAACCTCAGGCAGAGTCAGTCGGTTTGACGGCACTTCAGTCAGCCTTATCAGTAGAGGCAATTGGCTGATCGTTGATCGAAAGGGCGATGTTTGGGTCGGCGACAATCAGAGGCTAACGAAGTATATCACCCCAGGCGTTCAACGTCCGTCACAAGCACAGCCAAACGAAATTATAGGCGAGAATCTCGCTCGTTCAGCGACTTTGACAATAAACGTCATCTTTGAAAGTAAAGATGGCACCATCTGGCTCGGTGGACATGAAGGGGCGGAAGAACAGACCGGTGTAATTTTGAGTTTCCGAGAGACGCGTTGGGTGCGCGAAGTCCCAGAACCCAGCGATAGTGACCAAGCAAGTGATGAAACAGAAAACCAAATGCCGAGTGTCAGCCAAGGTGCTGGATTCAAACGGTACGATATGGAGAATCTAAACACCATTGGTACTATCGAAGCGATAGCCGAAGGTCCGAATGGAAACCTCTGGTTCGGTGGCTACAACCTTCTCTTGCGGTTCGATGGGCAGACTTTTGAACAGGTACTCCCTCTTGCTTGGGGACAAGGCAGCACAAGGACACGTAACCCTTCACTAACCGGGAAGAGAGCGTCAATCCGAAGTGACAAACAAGGACGCGTTTGGTTTAGTGATGGACGCACCACAAGGTGGTGGAAGGGTTCACAACATGGAAACCTAACAGGGTTCCTTGAACTTGAAGATGCTTTGGGAAACCTATGGATGACGGATGAACTTGGAGCACATCAATACGATAGTACGCTTAATTTAGCTACCGTCTACAGCGAACTCGGAATTGAGGCGATCCATACGATTTTTGAAGCCGTTGACGGTAAATTGTGGTTCGGCCACAATAACGGGGCAACAGCATTTGACCCAACACCTGTAATTAGCACACATGCAGGACTCGGTACGAATAGGGTCCGAACGGTGTATGAGGATAGTCGAGGTTATCTCTGGTTTAGTATTCTTGGCGGTGCTACGCGCTATAATCCGCAAACAACAGAACTTACCACGCATCTATTCAGAGTAGATTCAGCACAAAACACCTCGTCCCCCAACTCCCAAGTTAACGCCAGTAGTATAGATCGCTCTCGGTTCCCTCGAACTGAAATTGAAAGAATATTTGAAGTTGGTGGAGATGTCTGGTTTATTGATGAACCGAGAGCGCGCGCTGGCTCTACAAGAGCTACATATACGTTCTTCCGGTTCGCAAGCGGAAAAGTGGATCAGGTGTCTATTCCTATCCGAATCCAAGTCGGACCCGGCGGCGAAATGTCGGGCGGCAGCACTGATATACACATTATTGAAGGGAAAGACGTATGGCTGGCTTTCGGTGGGCATCTCTTCAAAGCAGACAGAACAGGATTACTGCAGCTCACGGACACAGGCTTCCAAAGAATACTCTTTCAACAAACCGGTCCGGGGACAGTCCCTCAGCCAATAAACGCGCTTGATCACGGCGCAGCCGCCATCACCGATTTATACAAAGATACCAACGAGAGACTCTGGGTACATTTTGAGAACGGAAAAGTCCTGCGCTATCCGAAAACGATTGCACAATTAAAACCGACAGATCGTCCTATTAAGCCAGAAGTCCTTCCCCTAAAAGCAACAATGCTGTTGAAAGCCGCATCGGGAAGCAAATGGTTTTTTAACGCGGTAACAGGAAAGTTGATAATCTGGAGCGACACTGAACTTGGTGGACCAATTCTACTCGACGGAGAGTCCAGTTCAGCCCCACTCGCAGTATGGAAGGATCCCAAGCAAGAAAATAACCGAATAACTTTCCTTTTCCCTGATGTTCTCAAAACCTATCACGGCATAGCCCTCATCTCTGTTGACGATTTTGAACTTGCCGATGTTCAAACTTCTCTAACCTCACAAGAAGGTGTCCTCTGGTTAGCAACATCTCAAGGAGCCGTTCAATATGATGGGAAGAGAGTCACAAAGTACGCAAGAAAAGAAGACGAATTTCTTGTTAGCAACGTACGAGATGTGATGGAAGATAGCCGTGGAAATATATGGTTCGCAACATGGGGCGGCGGCATCCTACGCTACGATGGCGAAACCTTCTACCTCCTTACAACGAAAAACGGTTTGGCACATAATAACATCTCGAAAATTCATGAGTCCTCTGACAAAGACCTCTGGTTCGCAACCGAAGGTGGCGTTACGCACTATACACCGACGATTGGGGGACTCCCATTTTGTCGGTTAACTGCTTTAGAGGCTGATACAACCTATACTGACCTCTCATCGAGTTTAACGCTACCATCACGCGGATCAAAGACCTTTAATGTGAAAGGCATCAGTCCGCTCCGTGCTGGACTCTCTTACGAATTTAAATTGACCGGGCTGGATATCCCGACGTGGACCACCCTTTCGGCAGAGGCGTTCTCTCTCTTGAAAACCGGTTCTGGCGTTCGATCTAATGAGTGGACTGACGCTTCGGCAATCGGATTGCCAAATCAACAACTCCTGCGGGATAGCGGCGTTACACAGGAATTCCAAAACCAAAATGGAATTCTGCGCATTCGGTATACAGGTCTCAAAGCGGGAAACTATAACTTCCTCGTCAAGGCGTTCCGTAAAGGTACACCCTACACGGAACCCGCAGCAGCAGTGGACTTTAGCATCTCACCGCCCTTCTGGACGCGATGGCGCAGATACCTTCCGACACTCATCTTTGTGACCGTCGTCCTTTCTTTAGTTGGACGCTTGGTCGTCAATCGCCGACATACGGTGCAGCTGCGCAACGAAATGCGTGAAAAGGAAGAGGCGGACGTGCAACGTATCCGAGATGAGTTGAGTGAAGCGCAGAATATCCAGATGGGATTGCTACCTACGGAAGCCCCCGATACTAAGGGATTCGATGTCGCGGGGATGTCGGTGCCCGCAACGCAGGTAGGCGGCGACTTTTACGACTACCTCACCGTTGCGAATGGGCAAACCGCGATTGCCGTGGCAGATGCCGCAGGAAAAGGATTACGAGGCGCGATGAATGCCGTGCTAACGAACGGGATGCTATATGAAGTCGCGCGTTTTAAATCTGAAGCGGACATCATTCTCACCGATCTCAATAGGGGGTTAGCACCCCGCATGTACGGACCGAGTTTCATCGCACTCAACCTCGCAATCCTTGATGAAGACAAAAAACAGATCGACTATGCCAACGGTGGGCAACCCTATCCTGTTCTCAAGCGAGGCACGAACGTCTTTGAGATCGACAACAGCGACCTCCCCCTTGGCAGTATGAAAAGGGTCGAGTATGAATCCATCACTTTCGATTTAAAAGAGGGTGATGTCTTGATTTTCCATTCAGATGGTCTCATTGAAGCTCTCAATACGGATGAGGAAATGTATGGAACGGAACGCTTAAAGGAATTAGTTTCAAAAATCTCGGATAGTTACACTGCGGCGGAAGTAATTCAAAGCATCGTTTCGGATGTTCAAGGCTTCGTCGGTGACGCGGAACAATATGACGATATGACAATTGTTGTCATCAAAGTCCCGGGACATACTGACACCACAGGCAATGGCACGTAA
- a CDS encoding UTP--glucose-1-phosphate uridylyltransferase, protein MVIEASSHVRKAVIPAAGFGTRLFPASKAMKKELFPVIDSSGQAKPAIMAIVEEAISAGIEEVCLIVQAGDTELFESFFKTPPPIEHYNKLSKENKTYCDYLLELGSRVTFVTQDVQEGFGHAVYCAREWVGNEPFLLMLGDHLYGSDEEKCCAQQVVEAYEQVGHSVVGLKKTPIEQLSNFGCVTGIWKEEDSLLSVTEFYEKPDAEYAMEHLHVDGMDIDQFLTVFGIYVLQPQIFEFLEQNITHNLRERGEFQLTSCLDELRKADGFSGYVVKGRRFDIGLPEEYRQTVIDFRNA, encoded by the coding sequence TTGGTTATCGAAGCGAGCAGCCACGTCCGAAAAGCGGTCATTCCTGCTGCTGGGTTTGGAACTCGGTTATTCCCTGCTTCAAAGGCGATGAAGAAAGAGTTGTTTCCTGTGATTGACAGTTCTGGACAGGCAAAACCAGCGATTATGGCAATCGTTGAAGAGGCGATCAGTGCTGGCATTGAGGAAGTCTGCCTCATTGTTCAGGCTGGGGATACCGAACTCTTTGAGTCGTTTTTCAAAACGCCACCGCCGATTGAACATTACAATAAACTCAGCAAAGAGAATAAGACGTATTGCGACTATCTGCTGGAATTGGGGAGCCGGGTGACATTCGTCACACAGGACGTTCAAGAAGGTTTTGGGCATGCTGTTTATTGTGCCAGAGAATGGGTTGGAAACGAACCCTTTCTATTGATGCTGGGTGACCATCTCTACGGTTCAGATGAGGAAAAATGCTGCGCGCAACAGGTCGTTGAGGCTTATGAACAGGTGGGGCACAGTGTTGTTGGACTTAAAAAGACACCGATTGAGCAGTTGTCAAACTTCGGCTGTGTCACGGGTATATGGAAAGAAGAGGATTCGCTGCTTTCGGTGACTGAGTTTTATGAAAAACCGGATGCTGAGTACGCAATGGAGCATTTGCACGTAGATGGAATGGATATAGATCAGTTCTTGACGGTGTTCGGCATCTATGTGCTTCAACCTCAGATTTTCGAGTTTCTGGAACAAAATATCACGCACAACCTGCGCGAGCGCGGCGAATTCCAGCTGACATCCTGTTTAGATGAATTGCGGAAAGCAGATGGATTTTCAGGGTATGTCGTCAAAGGCAGACGCTTTGACATCGGTCTCCCGGAGGAATACCGGCAAACGGTTATTGATTTCAGGAACGCATAG
- a CDS encoding GNAT family N-acetyltransferase, which yields MAIEVSFSDNADWVLNKAKVFLRSKPVHNNVILTLLHARVEHFIPGRYWVATDGNAVVGVAFQSPLNLRAIVTPMESNIVRSVVDAISDAKVKLPGVGGDATTAAHFAGQWAERQKSAVIPFMGQRIYEVNKVEEPTGVKGHLRKAVRGDRERLIDWVHHFWADTSAVQESKAESLVDRRLSAGQIWLWDNAGPVSVAGLTPPVEGVVRVQLVYTPPENRGNGYASACVASLSKQVRDEGHRCILYTDLGNPVSNSIYRRIGYSVVAEGIHYQFA from the coding sequence ATGGCAATCGAAGTCTCCTTTAGTGATAATGCAGATTGGGTATTGAACAAAGCAAAGGTATTCCTGCGTTCAAAGCCTGTCCATAACAATGTGATTCTTACACTTTTACACGCCCGAGTTGAGCACTTTATACCCGGTCGCTACTGGGTAGCAACGGATGGAAACGCTGTCGTCGGTGTCGCCTTTCAGTCTCCCTTGAATCTTCGCGCAATTGTCACGCCGATGGAATCCAACATAGTTCGCTCAGTGGTGGATGCAATATCAGATGCAAAGGTAAAATTGCCCGGTGTCGGTGGGGATGCCACAACGGCAGCACACTTTGCAGGGCAGTGGGCGGAGCGGCAAAAGTCAGCAGTGATTCCGTTTATGGGACAGCGCATTTATGAAGTCAATAAAGTGGAGGAACCTACTGGCGTTAAAGGACACTTGCGGAAGGCTGTCCGAGGTGATCGGGAACGCCTCATCGACTGGGTACACCATTTTTGGGCTGACACAAGTGCAGTACAAGAAAGCAAAGCGGAATCTCTTGTTGACAGGCGGCTCTCTGCCGGACAGATCTGGTTATGGGACAATGCTGGACCTGTGTCAGTAGCAGGGTTAACACCACCTGTGGAAGGTGTCGTTCGAGTACAACTGGTCTATACACCGCCGGAGAATCGAGGCAACGGGTACGCCAGCGCGTGTGTTGCCAGTCTCTCGAAACAGGTTCGTGATGAAGGACACCGGTGTATTCTCTACACCGATTTGGGTAACCCAGTTTCCAACTCTATCTATCGCCGAATCGGCTATTCTGTTGTTGCCGAAGGAATCCACTATCAATTTGCGTGA